ATTCACCCAGAATAATTTCTTTTAAGAACTGCGCTTTAACACCAGCTGCAGGCGTTGTCCCCGGCAAGGTATTATAGATAAACAATCTTAAAGATTCTGCTCTATTTTCATTGTTTAAATCTTTAATCTGAGCAATTACTTCACTTAGTAATTCTGCTCCGTCAATAGGCTTAGGATGTAATCCTTGGCCTTCTCGTTCTACAACCTCTTGTACGTAATCGTTGTAAATACTCATAGATATCAATCTTTCTATTTTAAGGGTAGTTCAGCAGATATACTCTTATCTTCCTACACTACCGTGTCTGTAATATAATTAAGCGAATATATAACCTGTGTAGCCTTCCTACATTAAATTATAAATGCCCGTTCAGTTCGCATTTTCAAGTTGATTCATTTACCGTAAATCAACTATTATGACTAAATACAAAAATAGTGAAAATCCAACTTTAAACGCATGCATTCCATTTATTTAAATCAATTTGGAATTGTTCTAAACAGAACTTATGCAATCCAGCCATTTTTTTTTGAAACTATTTTTTTCGTCCTATCCATCTAAAAAAAAGAGGTGATTTATTTTACTAAATCACCTCTTCCTATCTTTATATATTTTCTATATTTATATCTATATCTTTCAGCGATTTAATGGTATCCATAGGCGCTGCGGCATTGAACACAAAAGAACCTGCGACCAATACATCTGCGCCAGCTTTTAACAGTTGAGCAGCATTGGCGGTAGTAACTCCCCCATCAATTTCGATCAGTAATCCATCGTTGACACCCTTAGCCATTGCACGAAGCTCCTGTACTTTGGCATATGTATTTGCAATAAACTTCTGTCCGCCAAACCCAGGATTGACAGACATCAGGCACACAAGATCCAGATCTGCCAAAACATCTTTCAAAAGTGCTACAGGAGTATGTGGGTTCAATGCAACCCCTGCTTTACACCCCAATTCTTTAATAGCTGCCAATGTACGGTGCAGATGCGTACAAGCCTCGTAATGTACGGTAATTATTTCTGCTCCAGAATCCTTACAGACTTGTAAATAACGATCAGGATCAACAATCATCAAATGTACATCCAATGGTTTAGTGGCGTGTTTCGCAATAGCTTGCATAACGGGAAATCCAAATGAAATATTGGGTACAAATACGCCGTCCATAATATCGATATGAAACCAATCAGCCTCACTATTGTTTACCATGATGATATCATCGTATAATTTTGCGAAGTCTGCAGCAAGAACGGATGGTGCAATTAGATGTGATTTTGTTGACATGTTGTGTTTTTTTTGCAAAGATAACAAGTATTTTCCGTTCAACACAGCATTCCTAACATTTAACATGATTCAAATAGCACTCAGCAGAATCCACAAAAAATAAATTATAACTACATTTGTATATTAACTTTATATAAAAAACATCGTTCACTGTGGGAAGATTAAAAATAAAATATAAAAGAGAATTAAACACGTCAGAAAATCTCATCCGAAAAATTGGACTAATATTGATCACGATCGTTCTGATCTGTATTTTTCTTCCCAAACAACCACGATTCCGTTATGAGTTCCAAAAAGGAAAAGTCTGGAATCATGAAAATTTAATATCACCCTACAATTTTGCGATCCTCAAGACGCAGGAGGAGCTTAATGCAGACAAAAAAGGTATATTGAATACAATCCAGCCAATTTATAACGCCAATACAACAACAAGCAAAGAGCAAATTGATCAGTTCAATACCGATTTATCCGAAAAATGGCAGAGCAGCAAACTCGACACGACACACGAAAATATAAACGATTACCGCAGTGCCGGAAATGCGATATTAAACCACCTTTATGGAAAAGGGATACTCTCGTTGAATAATCGGTTTCAAAACCGCAACAACGAAAAATCACCGGCTTCAAAACATTACAATTTTACGTTAATACAAGATAAAGTTGCCTCACAAAAAAACACAGCTGATTGCTATACGATCGAAAGCTCCTATGGCTATATGGATGAATTAATGCCCAAGCTGACTAAAATCAAGCAAAAAGGCTGGCTAGAGGAAACGTTAAAAAACTATATCACGATTAACTATATTTATAACGACCAGCAGACCGAAGCACTGGAACAAAATGCCATCGCCAATATATCCGCTACCCGAGGTGTTGTACAAAAAGGTGAACTGATCGCTGAAAAAGAAAAGATTATATCCAATGAGACCTACCAAAAACTAGAATCATTACGTAAGGTATATGAAGACGAAGGAAAAATAAGTGGAAATCAAAACTATGTAACCCTAGGGCAATTTCTCATTATATCCCTCGCGCTTTCCATACTCATGGTATTTCTGTTTCTTTTCCGTAAAGACATCTATTTCAACAACAGGTTATTGATGATTATCATGATCGTCATCATCGGCATGCTTGCTGTGCTTTCATGGGCTATCAAGATAAAAATACCAAATCTGTACTATATTCCATTTTGTGCGGTACCCATTATCATCCGCATCTTATTCGACACAAGGGTCGCACTGAACATCCACCTATTAATGGTCCTTTTGGCGGGACTATTTGTACCGAATAGTTTCGAGTTTGTCTTTTTACAATTTATGGCGGGCATCGTCGCGATATACAGTATCAAGACATTGGTAAAACGTGAACAATTGTTTGTTTCTTCGGCTATCATCTTAGGTACATATTGGGTCGCTTACATCGGATTAGTGATCACAAGAAATGGCTCTATTGACACCATTTACTGGACAGACCTCCTTCCCTTCCTGGTTAGTGTAATGATCACGCTGCTTGCCTATCCGATGATCTATGCCTTCGAGAAACTTTTTGGAATTGTTTCCGATTTAACCTTGATGGAACTCACCAATAGTAATTCCAAATTATTGCGGGAACTTTCCTTTAAAGCTCCGGGCACTTTTCAGCACTCCCTACAGGTAGCCAATCTGGCGGAGGCCGCAATTTATAAAATTGGGGGTAATCCCCTGTTGGTCCGTGCCGGTGCCTTGTACCATGACATTGGTAAATTGACCAATCCGCAATTTTTTATTGAGAACCAAAAAACAGAGAAAAATCCGCATGACGAACTCTCTCCGGAGCAAAGTGCGCAGATCATCATCTCCCATGTCATCAAAGGTGTTGATGTCGCCAAGAAACATCAGCTTCCCGAGGTTATCCTTGACTTTATCCGAACACATCACGGTACCACCCGTGTGGACTACTTTTACAATTTATTTGTTAAAAACAATCCAGACAAACTCGTGGACGAATCTCTGTTCACCTACCCCGGCCCAATCCCTTTCTCTAAAGAAACAGCGGTACTGATGATGGCCGACTCTGTTGAAGCTGCATCCAGAGCGTTAAAAGAACCCTCGGAGGAGTCCATCAATAATCTGGTTGATAAAATAATTGAACACAAATTGATGCGCGGACAGTTCAACAATAGTAACATTACATTGAAAGATATCACCGAATCGGCCGTTATTTTCAAGGCTATGCTCAAAAGCATCTACCATGTTCGCGTGGATTATGATTTAAGCAAAAAAACAATGTAATTTTAATTGCTAAACAACAAATTGAAATTCAAACGCTTATTGCAACGTTACATTTTTTTTGCATTTTTTTTGATATTTAGGCTTTGCAGATTCAAATAATTGCCTTATGTTTGCAATGTCAAAACACGGAAGGGTGCCTGAGTGGCCGAAAGGAACAGTTTGCTAAACTGTCGTACTGGAAACGGTACCGCGGGTTCGAATCCCGCCTCTTCCGCAGACAAAAGCGCTTTCAGAGGAATCAGAAAGCGCTTTTTTTGTTTCTGGCGCAAAGGCAGCACCAAAAACAGCACCAAGTTTAAAATCCAGCAGAAAGCGGTTCATGAGGACAAGACAGTTCAAGAACGCGCGGATCGTCAGGGCAACAAACGGAGACTGGAGAGTGGTCTATGAATACCAGATCCCCGGCCAGGCGGGAAAATTCAGAAAATTCTATGTCAGGGACGGTATCAACTACATCCATGATCCTGAGGAAAAAGAACTGGCCGCGCAGCAGCTCAGGGAAGACATAGATTACGCTCTGGCTTTCGGATTCAACCCTTTCCTGCCACAAGAGATCCTTTGCCAGCAGATCGCTGAACAGGAAAGCATTTTAAGCCTCCAGAACGAACGCAAAAAGCAAAAGTCCTGGTCCGTTCCCCTAGCCGCAGAAAAATTCCTTGAATATGGCCGAAAATGCGGATTGAGCGAAAATACGACCCGGACTTACGTATCATTTCTGAACAACCTGAAAAAATATGTGGAATCCATGGATAATCCCGATATCCCCTGCTCGGCACTTCACGATGGACATATCCAGGATTTTCTGGACTACTATTTTTTTGAAGAAGAATGGACTCCTAGGACTTATAACAATCACGCGAAATTCATGAGCCAGTTCTTCACAAGAGTTGCCAAACTTGAAAGGAAACAGAACCGGTCTATAAAATACGAAATCGATCTCTCTGACCTCATCATCAAGAAAGACAGGGCAGAAAAAAATAAATATTACTCACCAATCGTAGCGGAAAAAGTAAAATCTGAACTTCAAAAAGATCCCGAGATTTATAATTATTCAAGGTGGATTTTTTATTCCTGCATGCGTCCAAAGGAAATCCGTCATCTAAAAGTGCAGGACATTGACCTCCTCTCGCGTCAGATCAAGGTTCCAGGACCAAATGGAAAAACAGGAGACCGGCTTGTCCCTATCTGTGACGAACTTCACGAACTTATCCTGGAAATGGGAATTGACAAAGCCGACCTGAATTACTTTATTTTTGGAAAAGGCCAGACAATCTCACCTGAGCAAGTATATGAAGATTATTTTAGAAGAAGGTACCAAAAGATTAAGGAGCAACTTGAATTAGACAATAATTATACGTTATACTCATGGAAACATACACGTGTAGTTTCATTAATTACAGCAGGTTTTGATGACAATCAGGTAATGACACTTACCGGTCACAGGGACAGAGCAGCATTTGAAGCCTATAAAAGGGACCTGATCATCGACAACACAGTTATGAAGAAAAAAACAATTAATTTTTAGATTCTAACTGTTTCCCGCCGTCGATTATATACGTTTATAGAAACAAACATATAGATTTAGGTTGTGCGATCTTAAATCCTTTACACCTTGAACTTATGAAAGAAACTAACAGTGAAAAAGTATGCTAAGGTGCCGGTCAGCATACTTTTTTCACATTATTTTGAGCAGGATTTAATAAAAGACCTTTCCGTAACCTTCAAATATGACTTGATAAAAATTTTACACCTCTTTGAAATTGACATAGGCATATCTTTTTTGATAAAGCAAGGTACCGAAAGTTATACCTGATTGTAATGCATTCAATTTGAGTCATTCCATCGTCAGGTCAGATATGAAAACGATTTGTCCATTCCTACCTTCAAGATACCCCCCTGAACTTTGGGGCCATCATTTTCTCCTGCATCAATTTCCCAATCCTTTCTATTTTTTTTATTGTGTTTTTTCGACTGGTAAAGTCTCTTTCCAAATGTGACAGATCCATGTTATATGACTTTCCCATCACAGGTATATGGAAAATTGGGGAATAATTTAATTTTGTATGGAGATAACCAGCGGAATCAATAGTCTAGTTCTTGTTCGGCCTGGGAAACTCTAAACATCATTTTTTGTTTTTTTCAAACGGTTTTACTAGTCGTTTCATTTTAGAAAAGTGAAATGGCGCAATGATTTCATCAGTCTTAGCTGAGATTTTGCTAAGTAAAAGTGCTATTGAAAACTTATACCGATTTGAGAATTTTTGTCCATTGACACAAATCACTTATTAACGAAAGTAGTTCTCTACCTGAGTCAGTCACTGTATATTTTATCTGCAAGGGAATTCTATCAGGTATTTCGTGTCTTATTACCAATTTTTGTTTGCATAGCGTTTTTACTCGGGCTGCTAAAACATGCTCTGAAATCTCAGGGACACTTTTTTTTAAAGAGGAGTATTGATTGTTACCCAATGAAATTTCATATAAAACGGTCATCATCCACCTTTTTCCTATTAGAGCTAGCGTATCATTTACTCCGCATCTATCGGATAATAATTTTCTGTTAGCTTGATTAGTCGAAGATTCTTTTATGGTGTGTGTCATTTGTTACTAATAAAAAAATGAGTTATTGCACAATTCTATTGATCGGAATAGCTTTGATGCATATTTTAAAAATTAAAGTTATGCAAATAAAAACAGTTCTGCTGCCTATAGTTACCGAATCATTTGATGAAGCCGTGGAGTTTTATAAAAAAATAACCGGTAAAAATGTTTCGTCGTCTGCATCACACGATAGTTATAAGTTAAGTTTAGTTGACCGATTTGTCATTCTGACCGCCATTGACGATTCTAAAGCGTTGGAAATTCCCCGTCTTGTCAATGCCATATTTGTAGTGGATAACCTGGAAGAATATTGGAAAATACTAAAGGATGAAGCTAAGAGAATTATTATCCCTGTTAATAAAGTAAGTACAGGTATGCGATTTATTGTTGAACAGCCTGATGGAAAAGTGATAGAATATCTACAGTTAAATGAGAGCTAATTTGACATAAGTTTTAGACATTTATGAAACAGCGTTAGATTTAATTTAAATTGACTACTCGGTGATCTCCAAATGTATATACCAGATCAGCGATCGAAAATCAAATTAACCGAATTTCTGAAAGCAAGATTCAGCAGCTTAAGAACAAAAGATAGGACCAAAAAGTCGTCTGAAAAATTGAAACGACTTTTTGTCTTTTTTCTTATTCAGATTATTTTTACCAGCCAGGTTTGAATAAATCCAAAAATGCCGGAGCAGATAAATTTAAGAAGTCCACTATAAAATTTAAAATTCGATCAATATCTGCAAGAAATTGGTTCGAAGATAATCCTGTCGAGGTCACTAGACGGACATTTGAAGAAAATATAGGAAACTAAAAGAACGCTCGCCCACTCTTCCATAATTTATGTAAAATTTTGAGCCATACAAAGTTTACATTATGGAAGCAGTATCAAAACAAGATCTTGAAATGTTCAGAATTAGAATATTATCGAATTTTCAACAATTATTACAAGATAACCAAGTGCTAATTAAAGACGATTTTGACTGGTTACGAAGTAAAGCAATCAGAAAAATGATGGACATATCCCCTGCCACCTTGCAGAATTTAAGGATCAGCGGAAAATACGGCACAAAAAAGTCATGGGTTCATATTATTACAATAAAACTGATTTACTTAAAATGTTTGACGATGAAAACTGATGTTGCAAAAAAAGGATTGATATACCTTGATAATGTGTGTCATGATTCACGTCTTAATGTCTGGCATATCTGTCTGCT
The window above is part of the Sphingobacterium sp. ML3W genome. Proteins encoded here:
- the rpe gene encoding ribulose-phosphate 3-epimerase — protein: MSTKSHLIAPSVLAADFAKLYDDIIMVNNSEADWFHIDIMDGVFVPNISFGFPVMQAIAKHATKPLDVHLMIVDPDRYLQVCKDSGAEIITVHYEACTHLHRTLAAIKELGCKAGVALNPHTPVALLKDVLADLDLVCLMSVNPGFGGQKFIANTYAKVQELRAMAKGVNDGLLIEIDGGVTTANAAQLLKAGADVLVAGSFVFNAAAPMDTIKSLKDIDINIENI
- a CDS encoding HDIG domain-containing metalloprotein, with the translated sequence MGRLKIKYKRELNTSENLIRKIGLILITIVLICIFLPKQPRFRYEFQKGKVWNHENLISPYNFAILKTQEELNADKKGILNTIQPIYNANTTTSKEQIDQFNTDLSEKWQSSKLDTTHENINDYRSAGNAILNHLYGKGILSLNNRFQNRNNEKSPASKHYNFTLIQDKVASQKNTADCYTIESSYGYMDELMPKLTKIKQKGWLEETLKNYITINYIYNDQQTEALEQNAIANISATRGVVQKGELIAEKEKIISNETYQKLESLRKVYEDEGKISGNQNYVTLGQFLIISLALSILMVFLFLFRKDIYFNNRLLMIIMIVIIGMLAVLSWAIKIKIPNLYYIPFCAVPIIIRILFDTRVALNIHLLMVLLAGLFVPNSFEFVFLQFMAGIVAIYSIKTLVKREQLFVSSAIILGTYWVAYIGLVITRNGSIDTIYWTDLLPFLVSVMITLLAYPMIYAFEKLFGIVSDLTLMELTNSNSKLLRELSFKAPGTFQHSLQVANLAEAAIYKIGGNPLLVRAGALYHDIGKLTNPQFFIENQKTEKNPHDELSPEQSAQIIISHVIKGVDVAKKHQLPEVILDFIRTHHGTTRVDYFYNLFVKNNPDKLVDESLFTYPGPIPFSKETAVLMMADSVEAASRALKEPSEESINNLVDKIIEHKLMRGQFNNSNITLKDITESAVIFKAMLKSIYHVRVDYDLSKKTM
- a CDS encoding tyrosine-type recombinase/integrase, which encodes MRTRQFKNARIVRATNGDWRVVYEYQIPGQAGKFRKFYVRDGINYIHDPEEKELAAQQLREDIDYALAFGFNPFLPQEILCQQIAEQESILSLQNERKKQKSWSVPLAAEKFLEYGRKCGLSENTTRTYVSFLNNLKKYVESMDNPDIPCSALHDGHIQDFLDYYFFEEEWTPRTYNNHAKFMSQFFTRVAKLERKQNRSIKYEIDLSDLIIKKDRAEKNKYYSPIVAEKVKSELQKDPEIYNYSRWIFYSCMRPKEIRHLKVQDIDLLSRQIKVPGPNGKTGDRLVPICDELHELILEMGIDKADLNYFIFGKGQTISPEQVYEDYFRRRYQKIKEQLELDNNYTLYSWKHTRVVSLITAGFDDNQVMTLTGHRDRAAFEAYKRDLIIDNTVMKKKTINF